From the genome of Caminibacter pacificus, one region includes:
- the secG gene encoding preprotein translocase subunit SecG gives MTGIFFTIQIILAIVIVILTLLQKSESMGLGAYSSSNDTVFGAGGPMNFLTKATMVVGILLVLNTLTLVYLYNKQANTSAVDEVKVKHITPKQVPSVPTVPTK, from the coding sequence ATGACTGGTATTTTCTTTACTATCCAGATTATTTTGGCGATAGTTATCGTAATTTTGACACTTTTGCAAAAATCTGAAAGTATGGGTCTTGGCGCATATTCAAGCTCAAACGATACGGTATTCGGTGCCGGCGGACCTATGAATTTCTTAACAAAAGCGACTATGGTTGTAGGAATTTTACTTGTTTTAAACACTCTAACTCTCGTATATCTATACAACAAACAAGCAAACACTTCGGCAGTTGACGAAGTAAAAGTAAAACACATCACTCCAAAACAAGTGCCGAGCGTACCTACCGTACCTACGAAATGA
- a CDS encoding methyltransferase: MHKSLSSFDKFAHTYGEYNVIQKKIIKKYLPFLKKRIVDLGCGSEGLCKYTDFEFYLGVDKSEKMLQLNPCNTLKADFNTKECFDLIKKYDFEQIVSFSALQWARDLKFVFEEIKKLDKEFLLAIFTSNTFKSLHNFLGVKSPIYSKEEIVEYAKILQPKIEILRYEMTFDKPKSLLDYIKFSGVKGDVSAGRAKIREFMRTFPVKKLEFEVVVLK, encoded by the coding sequence ATGCATAAAAGTTTGAGTAGTTTCGATAAATTCGCGCACACGTACGGAGAATATAACGTAATTCAAAAGAAAATCATTAAAAAATATCTCCCTTTTTTGAAAAAGAGAATTGTCGATTTGGGCTGTGGAAGTGAAGGGCTTTGTAAATATACTGATTTTGAATTTTATTTGGGAGTGGATAAGAGTGAAAAAATGCTTCAACTCAACCCTTGTAATACCTTAAAAGCCGATTTTAACACAAAAGAGTGTTTTGATTTGATAAAAAAATACGATTTTGAGCAAATAGTTTCGTTTTCCGCACTTCAGTGGGCGAGAGATTTGAAGTTTGTATTTGAGGAGATAAAAAAACTTGATAAAGAGTTTTTGTTAGCGATTTTTACTTCGAATACGTTTAAATCTTTACATAATTTTTTAGGAGTGAAATCTCCTATTTATTCTAAAGAAGAGATAGTCGAATATGCTAAAATTTTACAACCGAAAATTGAAATTCTTCGTTATGAAATGACGTTTGATAAACCGAAAAGCCTTCTTGATTATATTAAATTCTCGGGAGTAAAAGGGGATGTTAGCGCCGGTAGAGCTAAGATTAGGGAATTTATGAGAACTTTTCCCGTTAAAAAGCTAGAATTTGAGGTGGTGGTGCTAAAATAA
- a CDS encoding Bax inhibitor-1/YccA family protein translates to MKFSSNDFKTNSNINTMRETVNQNSYQHTHVIEDINEFVKRTYQLLAGSLIAGAVGAYVGMGFVGNMVSATGSLTFTYWGAVILEFILLFGLFAAKNKTPLNLVLLFAFTFMTGFTLSPTLAFFISANMGYVIGEAFFLTAIAFGGLTVFAMTTKRDFTTMGKILFITLLVVIGASILNIFLHLPMLQLIIASVSAVLFSFFILYDTQNIIRGNVSSEIEAAVMLYLDFLNLFVSLLQILGFLNNED, encoded by the coding sequence ATGAAATTTTCATCAAACGATTTCAAAACCAACTCAAACATCAATACCATGAGAGAAACGGTGAATCAAAATAGCTATCAACATACTCATGTTATTGAAGATATCAACGAATTCGTAAAACGCACTTATCAACTTCTTGCGGGAAGTCTAATAGCCGGAGCGGTAGGCGCCTATGTAGGAATGGGATTTGTAGGCAATATGGTATCGGCTACCGGCTCTTTAACATTTACATATTGGGGAGCTGTAATTTTAGAATTTATTTTGCTGTTCGGTCTTTTTGCGGCAAAAAACAAAACCCCTCTTAATTTGGTATTGCTTTTTGCGTTCACATTTATGACGGGATTTACTCTCTCACCAACACTTGCATTTTTTATCTCGGCAAATATGGGTTATGTAATCGGTGAAGCGTTTTTCCTCACTGCAATCGCTTTTGGAGGACTAACCGTCTTCGCTATGACTACAAAAAGAGACTTTACGACAATGGGAAAAATACTTTTTATAACTCTTTTAGTGGTAATAGGTGCATCTATTTTAAATATTTTCTTACATTTGCCTATGCTTCAATTAATCATCGCAAGCGTTTCTGCGGTACTTTTTAGTTTCTTTATTTTATATGACACTCAAAACATCATTAGAGGAAACGTTAGCAGCGAAATAGAAGCGGCTGTTATGCTTTATTTAGATTTTCTAAACCTATTCGTTTCACTTCTACAAATTTTAGGATTTTTAAACAATGAGGACTAA
- a CDS encoding hemerythrin domain-containing protein: MWFGNFFKKEDPLITALKKHHKELFKIYLKIAVLVNKNKFDKIPSKLNDFYYKYKQHIIYEDNYFYAKLNEMYKNDTDKKIFIRNKREDMDKITVDVEKFIKDYTTIEKIRDNLGAFKREFQRIGAVLKSRVDFEESELYVLYK; the protein is encoded by the coding sequence ATGTGGTTCGGTAACTTTTTTAAAAAAGAAGACCCTTTAATTACGGCATTAAAAAAACATCACAAAGAGCTTTTTAAAATCTACCTTAAAATTGCCGTTTTGGTAAACAAAAACAAATTCGACAAAATTCCTTCTAAATTGAATGATTTTTATTATAAGTATAAACAGCATATTATTTATGAAGATAATTATTTTTATGCAAAATTAAATGAAATGTATAAAAATGATACCGATAAAAAAATCTTCATTAGAAATAAAAGAGAAGATATGGATAAAATAACCGTAGATGTAGAGAAATTTATCAAAGATTATACTACTATCGAAAAAATCAGAGATAATTTAGGAGCTTTTAAACGAGAATTTCAAAGAATAGGTGCCGTTTTAAAAAGTAGAGTCGATTTTGAAGAGAGCGAATTATATGTTTTGTATAAGTAA
- a CDS encoding AAA family ATPase, with protein MQLPKKILDRKVKLSFKNTLITGPKRVGKTFLVFNFLKNFKGKYKYIDFSDHREKDLDFSGVDLVVLDNYDFQIPIPDKTTFIISNKNIEIEDFEKIELGGLDFEEFFAFDNTTNINQTFDRFLRLGNFPKLFSEEYFKDEYLKETFELLPYNKKILAFFFAHLGEKFTLYQIYQILKKEMKLSKDSFYKETNELLKNKIIFEVNKFESPKSPKKFFAYNFAFKSIMTNRKNPLHIFENIIFLELNKKEVYYKDTLSFYLPEEKRGILVLPFANEEIAQEKLKKVTDVEKVDIITISNEFEITNDKFEVEVTPFWRWRFAE; from the coding sequence TTGCAATTACCAAAAAAAATACTTGATAGAAAAGTAAAATTATCCTTTAAAAACACTCTGATTACGGGACCAAAAAGGGTCGGAAAGACGTTTTTGGTATTTAATTTTCTAAAGAATTTCAAAGGAAAATACAAATATATAGATTTCAGCGACCACAGAGAAAAAGACCTCGATTTTAGCGGTGTCGATTTAGTGGTGCTTGATAATTACGACTTTCAAATCCCAATCCCCGACAAAACGACCTTTATCATCAGCAACAAAAACATAGAAATAGAAGACTTCGAAAAAATAGAACTCGGAGGTCTTGATTTCGAAGAGTTTTTTGCATTCGACAACACCACAAACATAAACCAAACATTCGACAGATTCCTAAGACTCGGCAACTTTCCCAAACTTTTTTCCGAAGAATACTTCAAAGACGAATATTTAAAAGAGACTTTCGAGCTGCTTCCCTACAACAAAAAAATCTTAGCTTTCTTTTTTGCACATTTAGGAGAAAAATTTACTCTTTATCAAATATATCAAATCCTAAAAAAAGAGATGAAACTAAGCAAAGACAGCTTTTATAAAGAGACGAACGAACTATTAAAAAACAAAATTATTTTCGAAGTTAACAAATTCGAATCTCCAAAGTCCCCTAAAAAATTTTTTGCGTATAATTTCGCTTTTAAATCGATTATGACGAATCGAAAAAACCCTTTACATATTTTTGAAAATATTATATTTTTAGAACTCAACAAAAAAGAGGTCTATTACAAAGACACTTTGAGTTTTTATCTCCCGGAAGAGAAACGGGGGATTTTGGTATTGCCATTTGCAAACGAAGAGATAGCGCAAGAAAAACTAAAAAAAGTAACCGACGTCGAAAAAGTCGATATCATAACAATATCAAACGAATTTGAAATAACAAACGACAAATTCGAAGTGGAGGTGACGCCGTTTTGGAGATGGAGATTTGCGGAATAG
- a CDS encoding thiamine-phosphate pyrophosphorylase → MRTNPPLRTIDANFNRFKEGIRVVEDILRYELNSPLAKELKNLRHIKIPNYLEVIKQRDAQNDILKPSTKSEQTRKSLEDIIISNLKRAQESARVLEEVYKLDDIKTSEEFKNARYKLYTLEKEILLLIQNI, encoded by the coding sequence ATGAGGACTAATCCTCCTCTTCGCACTATCGATGCAAATTTTAATCGTTTTAAAGAAGGTATAAGAGTAGTCGAAGATATTCTTCGCTACGAACTTAACTCTCCTCTTGCAAAAGAGCTAAAAAACCTAAGACACATCAAAATCCCCAATTACTTAGAAGTTATAAAACAAAGAGACGCACAAAACGATATTTTAAAACCCTCTACAAAATCGGAACAAACAAGAAAATCACTTGAAGATATAATAATTTCAAATCTAAAAAGAGCGCAAGAAAGCGCAAGAGTTTTAGAAGAAGTCTATAAACTCGACGACATAAAAACCTCAGAAGAGTTCAAAAACGCACGCTATAAACTCTATACTTTAGAAAAAGAGATACTCTTACTTATACAAAACATATAA
- the frr gene encoding ribosome recycling factor encodes MMEEVFEFAKEHMEKSIEVLKKDLNTLRTGRVSIHVLDGVKVEYYGAPTPLNQVANINAVDATTIVVSPWDKGIINDIEKAIQEANVGANPNNDGDTIKLYFPPMTEEERKKQAKKAKEFGEKAKIAIRNIRREANDEIKKMFKNKEITEDDQKRGLDKVQEITDTYVAKVDEIVNKKIDDVMKV; translated from the coding sequence ATTATGGAAGAAGTATTTGAGTTCGCAAAAGAACATATGGAAAAGAGTATCGAAGTACTAAAAAAAGATTTGAATACGTTAAGAACTGGTAGAGTTTCTATTCACGTACTTGACGGAGTAAAAGTGGAGTATTACGGAGCGCCTACACCTCTTAATCAAGTAGCGAACATCAACGCGGTAGATGCTACTACTATCGTAGTAAGCCCTTGGGATAAAGGTATTATTAACGACATCGAAAAAGCTATCCAAGAAGCAAATGTCGGTGCAAATCCGAACAACGACGGAGACACTATCAAACTATACTTCCCGCCTATGACGGAAGAAGAGAGAAAAAAACAAGCGAAAAAAGCTAAAGAATTCGGTGAAAAAGCAAAAATCGCAATCAGAAACATAAGAAGAGAAGCTAACGACGAAATAAAAAAAATGTTTAAAAACAAAGAAATCACTGAAGACGATCAAAAAAGAGGTCTTGATAAAGTGCAAGAAATTACCGATACTTATGTTGCGAAAGTCGATGAAATCGTAAATAAAAAAATCGACGACGTAATGAAAGTATAA
- a CDS encoding HIT family protein translates to MTCPLCNVTDYFYKNSLFSLIFVDDIPGYIRLITNAHVKEFSDLSDQEAVEITLAVKKIEKILLKHTNADKINIASLGNMVPHLHIHIIPRFKNDPWWPGATFCEKTRDFTYPQIDLEKIKEEIIKSLG, encoded by the coding sequence ATGACCTGCCCTCTTTGTAACGTTACAGATTATTTTTACAAAAACTCTCTTTTTTCTCTTATTTTCGTAGATGATATCCCGGGATACATCAGACTCATAACAAACGCTCACGTTAAAGAATTCAGCGACCTAAGCGACCAAGAAGCCGTAGAAATTACTCTCGCCGTTAAAAAAATAGAAAAAATCCTACTAAAACACACCAATGCCGACAAAATAAACATAGCATCTCTTGGGAATATGGTACCTCATCTTCATATTCATATTATTCCGAGATTCAAAAACGACCCTTGGTGGCCGGGTGCTACGTTTTGTGAAAAAACGAGGGATTTTACCTACCCTCAAATAGACCTTGAAAAAATCAAAGAAGAAATTATAAAAAGCCTTGGATAA
- a CDS encoding Tll0287-like domain-containing protein: MRKLFFLLSSVFLFAENNQTKSIEAAKKIALVASTEYLKVLKNAMKSHLMEKGPKGAIDYCNKNAYPLTMKTSVKLSRKLHVRLKLKRISFKNRNVADYPNATDVPILKELSKTDPKHPKMYVKEYPTRIDVYQPIYVQKICLRCHGKHLNKDVVKELDKYYENDKARGYKVGDFRGAVVVTIDKKSLEKYLHNQ; the protein is encoded by the coding sequence GTGAGAAAATTATTTTTTTTGTTAAGTAGTGTTTTTTTATTTGCTGAAAATAATCAAACAAAAAGTATAGAAGCGGCTAAAAAAATAGCTTTGGTTGCCTCTACGGAGTATTTAAAAGTTTTAAAAAATGCAATGAAATCTCATTTAATGGAAAAAGGGCCTAAAGGAGCAATCGACTATTGCAATAAAAACGCTTATCCTTTAACTATGAAAACAAGCGTGAAACTTAGTAGGAAGTTGCATGTAAGGCTAAAATTAAAAAGAATCTCTTTTAAAAACAGAAACGTAGCCGATTATCCTAATGCGACTGATGTACCTATATTAAAAGAGCTTTCAAAAACCGATCCTAAGCATCCTAAAATGTACGTAAAAGAATATCCGACAAGAATTGACGTATATCAGCCGATTTACGTTCAAAAAATTTGTTTAAGATGTCACGGAAAACATCTAAATAAAGACGTAGTAAAAGAACTCGACAAATATTACGAAAATGATAAAGCAAGAGGCTATAAAGTCGGAGACTTTAGAGGTGCCGTTGTTGTTACTATCGATAAAAAAAGCTTGGAGAAATACCTCCATAATCAGTGA
- a CDS encoding polysaccharide deacetylase family protein: MKKLILFLLPLWLLAEAHIFVLHRIDDFRHPYTNTSSKELEKYFKYIKSHNYKAITLSKLAEMIKNRQNVDNIVVFTIDDTYKSFYKNGLPVFKKYGIPFTLFVYVKATNEKWGDFMTWQQVKDAAKYGELGIHSYAHPHLPNLSNQAIINDTKKAIEIFKKHMGYVPDMYAYPYGEYDQRVKKIINSFFPIIANQNPGAVDIATPINDLDRIALTGKVDIAKKLKIKRLHADIKIQREGNKITLIKGKVFDKIPYVNIYITKMGWVYKIPVKNGSFSYAPNFELKKYRNRVIIRYNYKIISKMVIKYKK, translated from the coding sequence ATGAAAAAATTAATCCTCTTTTTATTGCCTCTTTGGCTTTTAGCCGAGGCGCATATTTTCGTGCTTCACAGAATTGACGATTTCAGACATCCTTATACGAACACATCATCAAAAGAACTCGAAAAATATTTCAAATATATAAAATCCCACAACTACAAAGCCATCACCCTCTCAAAACTCGCCGAAATGATAAAAAACAGACAAAACGTCGATAATATCGTCGTTTTTACGATAGACGACACTTACAAAAGCTTTTATAAAAACGGACTTCCCGTTTTCAAAAAGTACGGCATTCCATTTACACTTTTCGTATATGTAAAAGCCACAAACGAAAAATGGGGCGATTTTATGACCTGGCAACAGGTAAAAGATGCCGCAAAATACGGAGAATTAGGTATCCACAGCTACGCACATCCTCACTTGCCAAATCTTAGCAACCAAGCAATAATAAACGATACTAAAAAAGCTATCGAAATTTTCAAAAAACATATGGGATACGTGCCTGATATGTACGCTTATCCGTACGGGGAATACGACCAAAGAGTCAAAAAAATAATTAATTCGTTTTTCCCTATTATCGCCAACCAAAACCCAGGAGCCGTAGATATCGCTACACCGATAAACGACCTTGACAGAATAGCCCTAACAGGCAAAGTAGATATTGCTAAAAAACTCAAAATCAAAAGACTTCACGCCGATATAAAGATACAAAGAGAAGGCAACAAAATAACCCTCATAAAAGGAAAAGTTTTTGATAAAATTCCATACGTCAATATCTACATAACGAAAATGGGCTGGGTTTATAAAATCCCGGTAAAAAACGGCTCTTTTAGCTACGCACCTAACTTCGAGCTTAAAAAATACAGAAACAGAGTCATTATAAGATATAATTATAAAATAATTTCGAAAATGGTAATAAAATACAAAAAATAA
- a CDS encoding glucosaminidase domain-containing protein yields MKRFLGSMLLALNLYAAFPSWYYNIKDVKKQKKAFVEIMLPLIQAENKKIKALREKIIEIFNDPYYLMDPYKIAFLAKIAKIYKIKNITDKKEFLKKIDTIPPSLALAQAAIESGWGKSRFVRVANNIFGHWEYSNKGIKPKSRYENIKIAYSIKIFPSLEASIAAYMRNLNRNPAYKNFRNLRYKYEQEHKKFTGIIAANTMINYSQKKEEYVKMLKRMIKLNHWEKYDK; encoded by the coding sequence ATGAAAAGATTTTTAGGAAGTATGCTCTTGGCGCTGAATCTTTATGCGGCTTTTCCCTCGTGGTATTACAACATAAAAGACGTAAAAAAACAGAAAAAAGCTTTTGTTGAGATTATGCTGCCGCTAATCCAAGCGGAAAACAAAAAAATCAAAGCGCTAAGAGAAAAAATAATCGAAATTTTCAACGACCCGTATTATTTAATGGACCCGTATAAAATCGCCTTTTTGGCAAAAATAGCAAAAATATACAAAATAAAAAACATAACCGACAAAAAAGAGTTTCTAAAAAAAATAGACACCATTCCGCCGTCTTTGGCACTCGCTCAAGCGGCAATCGAAAGCGGATGGGGAAAAAGCAGATTTGTTAGAGTCGCGAATAATATATTCGGACATTGGGAATATTCCAATAAAGGTATAAAACCGAAAAGCAGATACGAAAACATAAAAATAGCATATTCGATAAAAATTTTCCCTTCTCTTGAAGCTTCAATCGCAGCGTATATGCGAAACCTAAACAGAAACCCGGCATATAAAAACTTCAGAAACCTCAGATACAAATACGAACAAGAACACAAAAAATTCACAGGCATAATCGCCGCAAATACGATGATAAACTACTCCCAAAAAAAAGAGGAGTACGTAAAAATGCTAAAAAGAATGATAAAACTCAATCATTGGGAGAAATATGACAAATAA
- a CDS encoding ribonuclease HII: MEICGIDEAGRGPIAGPLVFAGVVLLEDIDGITDSKKLTPKKRKELFEIIKQKSKHHIVWKWPEEIDQKGLSVCIKEALSEIKNTIKAKKYLFDGNSSFGVDGIETIIKGDLKIKEIGAASILAKVSRDEYMVFIDKKYPEYNFKKHKGYITKEHIELIKRYGFCEIHRKSYKLKELRQPTLF, translated from the coding sequence ATGGAGATTTGCGGAATAGACGAAGCGGGACGCGGTCCTATCGCCGGTCCTTTGGTATTTGCCGGTGTTGTTTTGCTTGAGGATATAGACGGGATTACGGATTCAAAAAAGCTCACGCCGAAAAAAAGAAAAGAGCTTTTTGAGATTATAAAACAAAAATCAAAACACCATATCGTCTGGAAATGGCCCGAAGAGATAGACCAAAAAGGCTTATCCGTCTGTATAAAAGAGGCATTATCGGAGATAAAAAACACCATAAAAGCAAAAAAATACCTCTTTGACGGAAACAGCAGTTTCGGAGTGGACGGAATTGAGACGATAATAAAAGGTGATTTGAAAATAAAAGAGATAGGTGCGGCAAGTATTTTGGCAAAAGTCAGTAGAGACGAATATATGGTTTTTATTGACAAAAAATATCCGGAATACAATTTCAAAAAACACAAAGGTTACATAACAAAAGAACACATCGAGCTGATTAAACGATACGGATTTTGCGAAATCCACAGAAAAAGCTATAAGCTAAAAGAGTTAAGACAGCCGACACTATTTTAA
- the pyrE gene encoding orotate phosphoribosyltransferase has protein sequence MENVREIYEKYGALLKGHFLLSSGKHSEYYLQSARVLEHPEVAEKLAKELAKQIQEAGIKVDTVCSPAIGGLLAGYELARALGVRFIFTERVKGEMTLRRGFEVKEGEKVLICEDIITTGGSAMEAAREVEKRGAEVVAFAAIANRGVCKRVNGKSERKPECKLPADKPLFALDDFEFEVYEPQECPMCKAGSTPIKPGSRGN, from the coding sequence ATGGAAAATGTAAGAGAAATTTACGAAAAATACGGAGCTCTTTTAAAAGGGCATTTTTTACTTAGTAGTGGCAAACACAGCGAATATTATCTCCAAAGCGCAAGAGTTTTGGAACATCCTGAAGTTGCCGAAAAACTCGCAAAAGAGCTTGCAAAACAGATTCAAGAAGCGGGAATAAAAGTAGATACGGTATGCTCTCCGGCTATCGGGGGACTGCTTGCCGGATACGAGCTTGCAAGAGCTCTTGGAGTTAGATTTATTTTCACCGAAAGAGTAAAAGGTGAAATGACACTAAGAAGAGGTTTTGAAGTAAAAGAAGGCGAAAAAGTACTTATTTGCGAAGACATCATCACAACAGGCGGAAGCGCTATGGAAGCGGCAAGAGAAGTTGAAAAAAGAGGTGCTGAGGTAGTGGCGTTTGCCGCTATTGCCAATAGAGGCGTTTGCAAAAGAGTAAACGGAAAGAGTGAAAGAAAACCTGAGTGTAAATTACCGGCTGACAAACCTCTTTTTGCGCTTGACGATTTCGAATTCGAAGTATACGAACCTCAAGAGTGCCCGATGTGTAAAGCGGGAAGTACACCTATAAAACCGGGAAGCAGAGGGAATTAA
- a CDS encoding MFS transporter: MDKKFFILISVYYFLFFTLIGDYVIFLPKYFSSFFTPAQIGIIFAMMPIARFLTPFIFLKKPLTKRDFLLAIIVSSLSSVLLFTKNFYLISLFFFILGASFSIIFPYIEAVAIEKLKEKYGKSRLFGSIGFMLFGIIAGYVNINLLIAFIVLLILTNLFSLFFLEDKTITKSSSKFSLLKEWKFWAAVVFLQISFGGFYSFFTIYVTSHGISKEWVGWLFAIGVSAEIIVFLIQHFFINKKPPLFWIKLSIFLTSVRWFILYLFPSNLLLIALSQTIHAFSFALFHTSALLYLNKKYENKTLAQQFYAGIAYGFAAFLGSMLAGFLYGDYLFLYESLFALIGFLVML; encoded by the coding sequence TTGGATAAAAAGTTTTTTATTCTTATAAGCGTCTATTACTTTCTCTTTTTTACTCTTATAGGCGATTACGTTATCTTTTTACCTAAATATTTCTCATCTTTTTTCACTCCGGCACAAATCGGGATAATTTTTGCGATGATGCCGATAGCCAGATTTTTAACACCATTTATTTTTCTAAAAAAACCTCTTACAAAAAGAGACTTTTTACTTGCGATTATCGTCTCTTCCTTATCGTCCGTATTACTTTTTACCAAAAACTTTTATTTAATCAGCCTCTTTTTCTTTATTTTGGGTGCTTCTTTTTCGATTATTTTCCCGTATATTGAAGCCGTAGCGATAGAAAAGCTAAAAGAAAAATACGGAAAAAGCAGGCTTTTTGGCAGTATAGGCTTTATGCTTTTCGGGATAATAGCCGGATATGTAAATATTAATCTTTTAATAGCATTTATAGTCCTTTTGATTTTAACGAATCTATTTTCTCTTTTCTTTTTGGAAGACAAAACGATTACGAAAAGCTCTTCGAAATTCTCTTTGCTTAAAGAGTGGAAGTTTTGGGCGGCGGTTGTGTTTTTGCAGATAAGTTTCGGAGGGTTTTATAGTTTTTTTACCATTTACGTCACAAGCCACGGAATAAGCAAAGAGTGGGTCGGTTGGCTTTTTGCAATAGGCGTTAGCGCCGAGATTATCGTATTTTTAATCCAACACTTCTTTATAAACAAAAAGCCTCCTCTTTTTTGGATAAAACTCTCTATTTTCCTTACATCCGTTCGCTGGTTCATATTATATCTTTTCCCTTCAAACCTATTGCTAATAGCGCTCTCTCAAACGATACACGCCTTTTCTTTTGCGCTTTTTCACACATCGGCACTTTTGTATCTAAACAAAAAATACGAAAACAAAACCTTAGCTCAGCAGTTCTACGCCGGAATAGCATACGGCTTTGCCGCGTTTTTGGGAAGTATGCTTGCGGGATTTTTATACGGGGATTATCTGTTTTTGTACGAAAGCCTTTTTGCCTTGATAGGATTTTTGGTTATGTTATAA